One Aegilops tauschii subsp. strangulata cultivar AL8/78 chromosome 7, Aet v6.0, whole genome shotgun sequence genomic window carries:
- the LOC109761335 gene encoding F-box protein At5g07610-like produces MSIAADTSRSRQEGRSPVPGQSCSVIPSGTPAERLTDDLVVEILSRVSAKVVCRSKCVSKHWLGLINHPDHRKRLPQTLAGFFYGSNITGHLPFHFTSVSGDRRPPFGTSFTFLPNHHLPVDLLDSCNGLLLCRCYHVSDGVGAFHYVVCNPATEKWAVLPNSGKATDNVAIICLGFDPALSSHFHVFELVVEHNYSQDTDLSGVAVYSSETGEWVYKEERWIGEATWLAGRHSSTAVFLDGLLFFSAFDPDLYDCVAAVDTKGETWMKFRAPSGQVDDGFIHLSQGHLHFANFQRDNDGVAIRFVVYVLENYQTGEWILKHGIETSNMFGWTDLCPDGGFDFIAIHLECNLVFFAADGIILVCYNMDNRRVKVISYLADVKPLSFLPYVPLYT; encoded by the exons ATGTCCATCGCGGCGGACACCTCTCGCTCGCGCCAGGAAGGCCGCTCTCCGGTTCCTGGCCA GTCGTGCTCCGTTATCCCCAGCGGGACGCCGGCCGAGAGGCTCACCGACGACCTCGTCGTGGAGATCCTCTCGCGCGTCTCCGCCAAGGTGGTCTGCCGCTCCAAGTGCGTTTCCAAGCACTGGCTCGGCCTCATCAACCACCCCGACCACCGCAAAAGGCTCCCCCAAACCCTGGCCGGCTTCTTCTACGGCAGCAACATCACCGGGCATCTGCCCTTCCACTTCACCAGCGTCTCAGGGGACCGCCGCCCTCCGTTCGGCACCTCCTTCACCTTCCTGCCCAACCACCACCTGCCCGTCGATCTGCTCGACTCCTGCAACGGCCTCCTCCTCTGCCGATGTTACCACGTTTCCGACGGGGTTGGCGCATTTCATTATGTCGTGTGCAATCCCGCCACCGAGAAGTGGGCCGTGTTGCCCAACTCCGGCAAGGCCACTGACAATGTGGCCATCATATGTCTGGGCTTTGACCCGGCCCTATCATCGCATTTCCATGTGTTTGAGCTGGTAGTTGAGCACAATTATAGTCAGGACACTGATCTTTCCGGAGTGGCAGTGTATTCGTCTGAAACCGGAGAGTGGGTTTATAAGGAGGAGAGATGGATCGGAGAAGCTACCTGGCTTGCTGGTCGGCACTCCTCCACAGCGGTCTTTCTTGATGGCCTTCTGTTTTTTAGTGCCTTTGACCCCGACTTGTACGATTGTGTAGCTGCGGTGGACACAAAAGGAGAAACATGGATGAAATTCAGGGCCCCTAGTGGTCAGGTTGATGATGGTTTTATCCATCTGTCACAGGGCCACTTACACTTTGCCAATTTCCAGAGGGATAATGATGGTGTTGCCATTCGATTTGTAGTTTATGTTCTGGAGAACTATCAAACCGGAGAATGGATATTGAAGCATGGCATTGAAACTTCAAACATGTTTGGATGGACAGATTTATGTCCTGATGGGGGTTTTGATTTTATTGCAATTCATCTGGAATGCAACTTGGTGTTCTTTGCTGCGGATGGTATTATATTGGTGTGCTATAATATGGATAATCGGCGAGTCAAAGTGATTTCCTATCTTGCAGATGTCAAGCCCCTATCTTTTCTGCCTTATGTGCCGTTGTACACGTAG
- the LOC109761341 gene encoding desmethyl-deoxy-podophyllotoxin synthase, giving the protein MENDAYFYLLALLPLLYLIRLYRASFGPHNHGLRLPPGPWQLPVIGSLHHLFGALPHRALRDLSQRHGPLMLLKFGENPVIIASSAEAAKEIMKVHDSIFCTRPLSSSVKVMNELGRGIAFAPYGDHWRQMRKICFLELLSTKRISSFQAIREEEATRLIRSVSSASQLEVVVNLGKMLAMYVTDTTVHAIMGGRFKEQDTLLHYVDEAVRLVGGFSLPDLFPSSRLALALSSTLRKSRVFRDSLMAFMDRVIGEHLERTSSDEQHQEDLIDVLLRIQREGNLQSPLTMDSIKAVIFDLFAGGSETATTTLQWAMAELMRNPSVMSRAQAEVRAAFMGQMKVSEEGLGELSYLQCIIKETLRLHTPGPLLMPRECQEHCKILGYDVPKGTTVLVNAWAISRDPECWDEPEAFMPERFMSSVRDYKGNNFEFIPFGAGRRICPGMLFGIANIELALASLLFYFDWSLPDGILPSELDMTEAFGVTARKKVDLLLRPTAHVQLPR; this is encoded by the exons ATGGAGAATGATGCATACTTCTATTTGCTAGCTCTTCTTCCTCTTCTGTACCTGATTCGACTCTACAGAGCTTCCTTTGGCCCTCACAACCATGGTCTGCGGCTCCCTCCAGGCCCATGGCAGCTTCCCGTTATCGGCAGCCTCCACCATCTTTTTGGTGCCCTCCCTCACCGCGCCTTACGAGACCTATCTCAGCGCCATGGCCCTCTGATGCTACTCAAGTTCGGCGAGAATCCGGTGATCATCGCCTCCTCCGCGGAGGCTGCCAAGGAGATCATGAAGGTGCATGACAGCATCTTCTGCACAAGGCCACTGAGCTCATCTGTCAAGGTCATGAACGAGCTTGGCCGGGGGATCGCGTTTGCCCCCTACGGCGACCACTGGCGGCAGATGCGCAAGATTTGCTTCCTCGAACTGCTGAGCACCAAGCGCATCAGTTCGTTCCAGGCCATCCGCGAGGAGGAGGCTACCCGATTGATCAGGTCCGTCTCATCTGCATCCCAGTTAGAGGTGGTTGTGAATCTGGGCAAGATGCTGGCGATGTACGTGACGGACACGACGGTGCACGCCATCATGGGCGGCCGGTTCAAGGAGCAGGACACCTTGCTCCACTACGTCGACGAGGCGGTGCGGTTGGTAGGCGGCTTCAGCTTGCCTGATTTGTTCCCATCTTCGAGGCTGGCACTCGCTCTGAGCAGCACGCTGCGCAAGTCCAGGGTGTTTCGGGACTCTTTGATGGCGTTCATGGACCGCGTCATAGGAGAGCATCTGGAGAGGACGTCCTCTGATGAACAACACCAGGAAGATTTGATCGATGTGCTCTTGAGGATTCAAAGAGAAGGCAACCTTCAGTCTCCCCTCACCATGGACAGCATCAAAGCAGTGATTTTT GATCTCTTTGCAGGTGGGAGCGAGACAGCAACAACGACGCTGCAGTGGGCAATGGCCGAGCTGATGCGAAACCCGAGCGTGATGTCCAGGGCGCAAGCTGAGGTCAGGGCAGCCTTCATGGGACAAATGAAGGTATCTGAGGAAGGTCTAGGTGAGCTGAGTTACTTGCAGTGTATCATCAAGGAGACATTACGTTTGCACACTCCTGGGCCGTTACTAATGCCAAGGGAGTGCCAAGAACATTGCAAAATACTCGGCTATGACGTGCCCAAGGGGACTACCGTGCTCGTGAATGCTTGGGCTATCTCCAGGGACCCAGAATGCTGGGACGAACCGGAAGCGTTCATGCCAGAGAGATTTATGAGTAGTGTGAGAGATTACAAAGGCAACAACTTCGAGTTCATCCCGTTTGGCGCCGGTCGACGAATCTGCCCCGGGATGCTGTTTGGGATTGCGAATATCGAGCTAGCTCTTGCGAGCCTTCTGTTTTATTTCGACTGGAGTCTTCCCGATGGCATTCTTCCAAGCGAACTGGACATGACAGAAGCCTTCGGAGTAACAGCGCGAAAGAAGGTGGATCTGCTGTTGCGTCCAACTGCCCATGTACAGCTGCCCCGCTGA